In a single window of the Campylobacter hyointestinalis subsp. lawsonii genome:
- a CDS encoding outer membrane protein assembly factor BamD — translation METYLKKALIIISLFVFVGCGNKNDAELYNLSPEEWYSQILKDIQNSDLEEADKHYISFSSEHISSPLLEQMLLILAQANVNDEKYETANAYLDEYIRRYGTKEKIEFANYMKIKANFDSFSKPNRNQKLMQDSIEAIENFLKNYPATQYRPLIETMLVKFKLAQYYLDTQIYSLYDRTDRQESATIYKEKLDVSPLNGVDMIEPTLPWYMRAFE, via the coding sequence ATGGAAACATATCTTAAAAAAGCATTAATAATAATATCTTTGTTTGTTTTTGTCGGTTGCGGCAACAAAAACGATGCTGAGCTTTACAATCTCAGCCCAGAAGAGTGGTATTCGCAAATTCTTAAAGATATACAAAATTCGGATTTAGAAGAAGCGGATAAACATTATATATCGTTTTCTAGTGAGCATATATCGTCTCCTCTTTTAGAGCAAATGTTGCTTATCTTAGCTCAAGCAAATGTAAATGACGAGAAGTACGAAACGGCAAATGCTTATCTTGATGAATATATAAGAAGATATGGCACAAAAGAGAAGATAGAGTTTGCAAACTATATGAAGATAAAAGCAAATTTCGATTCATTTTCAAAACCAAATCGCAACCAAAAGCTTATGCAAGATAGTATAGAAGCGATAGAAAACTTTTTAAAAAACTATCCGGCTACCCAGTACAGACCGCTCATTGAAACTATGCTTGTTAAGTTCAAACTTGCGCAGTATTATTTAGATACGCAAATTTATAGCCTATATGATAGGACAGACAGACAAGAATCAGCTACTATTTACAAAGAGAAGCTAGATGTTTCGCCACTAAATGGCGTAGATATGATAGAGCCTACGCTCCCTTGGTATATGAGAGCCTTTGAATAG
- the lon gene encoding endopeptidase La yields the protein MQIKSSKTFPSNLPVIVEDELFLYPFMITPLFLNDEQNLKALDVALQEGSQILVVSSKPQNETIRDFDACYDAGVIGSVMRKVQLPDGRVKILFQGNLKGKITERVSVDPMIATVDVIDVQRPSSQKVDALLSVLREKVKSLSLLNHFFPPDLLKTIDESMEATRVCDLILSSLRLKKSMAYTLFIEENLENRILKIVDYVIEEIEAYKLQKEIKTKVHSKIDKVNKEYFLKEQLKEIQKELGGDSSKEEEISEYRDKLEAKKPYMGEDAYKEIKKQIDRLSRMHPDGSEFSMTSGYLDWALDVPFGSLVKKKLGVNDVETQLGSDHYGLEKPKRRIVEYFGLRELLELRGLASKTNNGVILCFVGPPGVGKTSLANSISKALKRELVRIALGGLEDVNELRGHRRTYIGAMPGRIVQGLIEAKSMNPVIVLDEIDKLARSYKGDPTAVLLEILDPEQNSKFRDYYLNFDIDLSKVIFIATANDISLIPAPLRDRMEFIQLNSYTPQEKFEIAKKYLIPQELKKHGLKPSEVSITKDALNLIIEEYTRESGVRNLRRRIADILRKVALKILLKESEKVSVTPKNLKEFLEKKIYEIDSVDKKNQIGIVNGLAWTSVGGDVLKIEAIKIRGKGSLQITGQLGDVMKESAQIAFSLIKTLIDNKTITIPKTLNFKDDKGKEIAVYNAYDLHIHVPEGATPKDGPSAGITMSTAIASILSNKFVKSDVAMTGEITLSGKVLPIGGLKEKLIAAYKAKIKTALIPRKNYDRDLDEIPAEVKDNMSIIPVDTINDVLEHALVR from the coding sequence ATGCAGATAAAGAGTTCTAAAACATTTCCGTCAAATCTTCCTGTTATAGTAGAAGATGAGCTATTTTTATATCCTTTTATGATAACTCCATTGTTTTTAAACGATGAGCAAAATTTAAAAGCTCTTGATGTGGCTTTGCAAGAAGGTAGTCAAATTTTAGTCGTTTCATCAAAACCGCAAAATGAAACTATAAGAGATTTTGATGCTTGCTATGATGCTGGAGTTATAGGAAGTGTTATGAGAAAAGTACAGCTTCCAGATGGTAGAGTAAAAATTTTATTTCAAGGAAATTTAAAAGGTAAGATAACTGAACGAGTAAGCGTAGATCCTATGATAGCTACTGTTGATGTTATTGATGTTCAAAGACCATCATCTCAAAAAGTAGATGCACTTTTGAGTGTTTTAAGAGAAAAGGTTAAAAGCTTAAGTCTTTTAAACCATTTTTTCCCGCCAGATCTTCTAAAAACTATAGATGAAAGTATGGAAGCAACTAGGGTTTGTGATCTTATACTAAGCAGTTTAAGGCTAAAAAAAAGTATGGCTTATACTCTTTTTATCGAAGAGAATTTAGAAAATAGAATTCTAAAGATAGTTGATTATGTCATAGAAGAGATAGAGGCCTATAAACTCCAAAAAGAGATAAAAACAAAAGTTCATTCTAAAATTGATAAGGTAAATAAAGAATACTTTTTAAAAGAACAGTTAAAAGAGATACAAAAAGAATTAGGCGGCGATAGTAGCAAAGAAGAAGAGATAAGCGAGTATAGAGATAAGCTAGAAGCTAAAAAACCATATATGGGAGAAGATGCTTATAAGGAGATCAAAAAACAGATAGATCGGCTTTCTCGTATGCATCCTGATGGATCTGAGTTTAGTATGACTAGCGGATATCTTGACTGGGCGTTGGACGTACCATTTGGAAGTTTGGTTAAAAAGAAGCTTGGCGTAAATGACGTAGAAACTCAGCTAGGTAGTGATCATTATGGACTTGAAAAACCAAAAAGACGTATAGTAGAGTATTTTGGGCTTAGAGAACTTTTAGAACTAAGAGGCCTTGCTAGTAAGACAAATAACGGTGTTATTTTATGTTTTGTAGGGCCTCCTGGCGTGGGTAAGACAAGCCTTGCAAACTCTATTTCAAAAGCTTTAAAAAGAGAGCTTGTACGTATAGCTTTAGGCGGTCTTGAAGATGTAAATGAGCTAAGAGGTCATCGTCGCACATACATAGGAGCTATGCCAGGACGTATAGTACAAGGGCTTATAGAAGCTAAAAGTATGAACCCAGTAATTGTGCTAGATGAGATAGATAAACTAGCAAGATCTTATAAAGGCGATCCTACTGCTGTTTTGCTAGAGATTCTAGATCCAGAGCAAAACTCTAAATTTAGAGATTATTATCTAAATTTTGATATAGATCTTAGCAAAGTTATATTTATAGCTACGGCAAATGACATATCTTTGATACCAGCACCACTTAGGGATAGGATGGAGTTTATACAACTAAATAGCTATACTCCGCAAGAAAAATTTGAGATAGCAAAAAAGTATCTTATCCCTCAAGAGCTAAAAAAACACGGTCTTAAACCAAGTGAAGTTAGCATCACAAAAGACGCTTTAAATTTGATTATTGAAGAATATACAAGAGAAAGCGGAGTGAGAAATTTAAGACGAAGGATAGCAGATATCTTAAGAAAAGTCGCACTTAAAATTCTTTTAAAAGAGAGTGAGAAAGTCAGCGTAACTCCTAAAAATTTAAAAGAGTTCTTAGAGAAAAAAATTTACGAGATAGACAGCGTAGATAAGAAAAATCAAATCGGTATAGTAAATGGACTTGCATGGACTAGTGTCGGCGGAGATGTTTTAAAGATAGAAGCCATAAAAATACGTGGAAAAGGCAGTTTGCAAATAACAGGTCAGCTAGGCGACGTGATGAAAGAATCAGCACAAATAGCTTTTAGCCTTATAAAAACATTGATAGATAACAAAACCATAACCATACCAAAAACATTAAATTTCAAAGATGATAAAGGTAAAGAGATAGCAGTTTATAACGCTTATGATCTTCATATCCACGTCCCTGAGGGTGCTACGCCAAAAGACGGACCTAGTGCTGGTATCACGATGAGTACCGCTATAGCTTCAATCTTGAGTAATAAATTTGTAAAAAGCGATGTAGCGATGACTGGAGAGATAACCTTAAGCGGAAAAGTTCTTCCTATAGGTGGGCTTAAAGAAAAACTTATAGCTGCATACAAAGCAAAGATCAAAACGGCTTTGATACCGCGTAAAAACTATGATAGAGATTTAGACGAGATCCCAGCTGAGGTCAAAGACAATATGTCGATAATCCCAGTTGATACTATAAATGACGTCTTAGAACACGCGTTAGTAAGATAG
- a CDS encoding catalase, producing the protein MANLLNTASGNPIADNQNSLTAGARGPVLLQDYQLIEKLAFQNRERIPERTVHAKGSGAYGELEITEDISKFTKASVLQKGEKTKLFIRFSTVAGEAGAADAERDVRGFAIKFYTKEGNWDLVGNNTPTFFIKDGMKFPDFIHTQKRDPKTHLRSNNAAWDFWTLNPETLHQVTILMSDRGIPASYRHMHGFGSHTYSLINDKGERFWVKFHFKTRQGIKNLTNEEAAKIIAKDRESHQRDLYEAIDKGDFPKWDFKIQIMSEEQANNAKFNPFDLTKIWPHKDYPLIPVGVMTLNKNPENYFNEVEQAAFSPSNIVPGIGYSPDRMLQARIFSYPDAQRYRIGVHYQQLAVNKPVVEVNNYYVGGAMNNGSYKQEPHAYYEPNSFGGPVESAKFAEPDLAIGDVAQKFNHREYYADYYTDPRALYKILPADEKNRLYSNIAESMEGVKDEIIQRAISHFEQIDPEYAKGVKAALAK; encoded by the coding sequence ATGGCAAACTTATTAAACACTGCTAGTGGTAATCCAATAGCTGACAACCAAAATAGTTTAACAGCAGGTGCTAGGGGGCCTGTTTTACTTCAAGATTATCAATTGATTGAGAAACTTGCATTCCAAAACAGAGAGAGAATCCCAGAAAGAACCGTCCATGCCAAAGGTAGTGGAGCTTATGGTGAGCTAGAGATCACAGAGGATATATCTAAATTTACAAAGGCTTCTGTTTTACAAAAAGGCGAAAAAACCAAACTTTTCATCCGTTTTTCAACAGTTGCTGGTGAGGCTGGTGCGGCTGATGCTGAAAGAGATGTGCGTGGATTTGCTATCAAATTTTATACAAAAGAGGGCAACTGGGATCTAGTAGGAAATAACACACCGACATTTTTCATAAAAGATGGTATGAAATTCCCAGACTTTATTCATACTCAAAAAAGAGATCCAAAAACTCATCTAAGATCAAATAACGCAGCGTGGGACTTCTGGACTTTAAACCCTGAAACATTACACCAAGTAACTATCCTTATGAGCGATCGTGGAATTCCTGCTAGCTATCGTCATATGCACGGATTTGGCTCTCATACTTATAGTCTTATAAATGATAAAGGTGAGAGATTTTGGGTTAAATTTCACTTCAAAACTCGCCAAGGTATCAAAAATCTAACAAACGAAGAAGCGGCTAAAATAATAGCAAAAGATAGAGAGAGCCACCAAAGAGACCTATATGAAGCGATTGATAAAGGAGACTTTCCAAAATGGGATTTTAAAATTCAAATTATGAGCGAAGAACAAGCAAATAATGCTAAATTTAATCCATTTGACCTAACCAAAATTTGGCCACACAAAGACTATCCACTAATACCAGTTGGTGTGATGACTTTAAATAAAAATCCTGAAAATTACTTTAACGAAGTAGAGCAAGCAGCATTTAGCCCAAGCAATATAGTCCCAGGTATCGGATATAGCCCAGATAGAATGCTACAAGCTAGAATTTTCAGCTATCCAGATGCTCAAAGATATAGAATAGGCGTGCATTATCAACAATTAGCAGTCAATAAACCAGTCGTAGAAGTTAATAACTACTATGTTGGCGGTGCTATGAATAATGGTAGCTACAAACAAGAGCCACACGCTTATTATGAGCCAAATAGCTTTGGTGGGCCAGTAGAGAGTGCTAAATTTGCTGAGCCTGATCTAGCGATCGGCGATGTGGCGCAAAAATTTAACCATAGAGAGTATTATGCTGATTACTACACAGATCCAAGAGCCTTATACAAGATACTTCCAGCTGATGAAAAAAATAGACTTTACTCAAATATTGCTGAGAGTATGGAAGGCGTAAAAGATGAGATAATCCAAAGAGCGATTTCTCACTTCGAGCAGATAGACCCAGAATACGCAAAAGGCGTTAAAGCGGCTTTGGCTAAATGA
- a CDS encoding ankyrin repeat domain-containing protein: MITLEEEKRYEELCGYAFDFARHNECSELEKMINAGLNPNLKNHKGDSLLMLAAYNGSFETTKMLIQKGARVDERNDRGQTPLAGVCFKGNLEMTKLLVENGADIDANNGMGLTPYSFAIMFGRSKIASYLLSKSKKRSILKIISAKFIKLFSKKANSQVAL; encoded by the coding sequence ATGATAACACTAGAAGAAGAAAAAAGATACGAAGAGCTTTGCGGATATGCCTTTGATTTTGCTAGGCATAATGAGTGCAGTGAGCTTGAAAAGATGATAAACGCAGGACTTAATCCAAATTTAAAAAATCATAAAGGCGATAGTTTGCTTATGTTAGCAGCTTATAATGGATCATTTGAAACTACAAAAATGCTTATCCAAAAGGGTGCTAGAGTAGATGAGAGAAACGATAGAGGTCAAACTCCACTTGCTGGGGTATGCTTTAAAGGCAATCTTGAAATGACAAAACTTTTAGTCGAAAATGGCGCCGATATAGACGCAAATAACGGAATGGGGCTAACTCCATATAGTTTTGCTATAATGTTTGGTAGAAGTAAGATCGCTTCTTATTTACTAAGCAAAAGCAAAAAAAGAAGTATTTTAAAAATAATTAGCGCAAAATTTATTAAGCTTTTTAGTAAAAAAGCTAATTCGCAAGTAGCACTTTAA
- the glnA gene encoding type I glutamate--ammonia ligase, with product MGKFVNNVKEFFEFCKENEVKFVDFRFTDLKGTWHHVSYNIKAVSEDSFNGLPFDGSSIEAWQPIHKSDMMLKPDVETAFLDPFTADTTIIVICDVYDIYKGELYEKCPRSIAKKASQYLRDSGIGDVAYFGPENEFFVFDNVRIIDKQNCAMYEVDTEEGEWNDSKEYSDGYNTGHRPRAKGGYFPVQPVDSMVDLRAEMVNVLEQVGLETFVVHHEVAQGQGEIGVKFGTLVEAADNVQIYKYVVKMVAHLNGKTATFMPKPLYGDNGSGMHVHQSIWKDGKNLFYKAGEYANLSDIARWYIGGVLKHARSVAAFTNPSTNSYKRLIPGFEAPSILTYSCQNRSASCRIPYGAGEKSVRAEFRFPDSTACPYLAFSAMLMAGLDGIKNKIEPVGPMDEDLFELTLDEIRERGIEQLPHTLRGSLEAVIRDNKYLSGVMSELFIDTYQHYKFETQVWPYEQRPTPFEFKTCYSC from the coding sequence ATGGGCAAATTTGTAAATAATGTAAAGGAATTTTTCGAATTTTGTAAAGAAAATGAAGTCAAATTTGTAGATTTTCGTTTTACGGATCTAAAAGGAACTTGGCATCACGTATCTTATAATATAAAAGCCGTGAGCGAAGATTCATTTAACGGACTTCCATTTGATGGTAGCTCAATAGAAGCTTGGCAACCGATCCATAAATCAGATATGATGCTAAAACCAGACGTAGAGACTGCGTTTTTAGATCCATTTACTGCTGATACCACTATCATAGTAATATGCGATGTTTATGATATATACAAAGGTGAATTATACGAAAAATGCCCTAGAAGCATAGCTAAAAAAGCGTCACAATACCTAAGGGATAGCGGTATAGGCGACGTTGCTTATTTTGGCCCTGAAAATGAATTCTTCGTATTTGATAATGTTCGTATCATCGACAAACAAAACTGCGCAATGTATGAAGTAGATACCGAAGAAGGCGAATGGAATGACTCTAAAGAGTATAGCGATGGCTACAATACTGGTCACCGCCCACGTGCAAAAGGTGGATATTTTCCTGTTCAACCAGTAGATAGTATGGTTGATCTAAGAGCTGAAATGGTAAATGTACTTGAGCAAGTCGGGCTTGAGACTTTCGTAGTTCATCATGAAGTCGCTCAAGGACAAGGCGAGATAGGCGTCAAATTCGGTACTCTTGTAGAAGCTGCGGATAATGTTCAAATTTATAAATACGTAGTAAAAATGGTAGCTCATTTAAATGGCAAAACAGCTACATTTATGCCAAAACCACTTTATGGCGATAATGGAAGCGGTATGCACGTACATCAAAGTATATGGAAAGATGGTAAAAATTTATTTTATAAAGCAGGCGAATACGCAAACCTTAGCGATATAGCTCGTTGGTATATAGGAGGAGTTTTAAAACACGCTAGAAGCGTAGCTGCATTTACAAATCCTAGCACAAATAGCTATAAGAGATTGATCCCAGGCTTTGAAGCCCCAAGCATTCTAACTTACTCTTGCCAAAACAGAAGTGCAAGTTGTCGTATTCCTTATGGTGCAGGTGAAAAAAGCGTTAGAGCAGAATTTAGATTCCCTGATAGTACTGCTTGTCCATATCTAGCATTTAGCGCTATGCTTATGGCCGGACTTGATGGTATAAAAAACAAGATAGAACCAGTCGGTCCTATGGATGAGGATCTGTTTGAACTAACCCTTGATGAGATCAGAGAGCGTGGCATTGAGCAACTTCCTCACACTCTAAGAGGTAGTCTTGAAGCGGTCATTCGTGACAACAAATACCTAAGTGGCGTAATGAGCGAGTTATTTATAGATACATATCAACATTATAAATTTGAAACTCAAGTATGGCCTTATGAGCAAAGACCAACTCCATTTGAGTTTAAGACCTGCTACTCTTGCTAG
- a CDS encoding histidinol-phosphatase, translating to MLIDLHNHTKLCNHASGTPLQYAKKAYEMGCKYYGFSDHNPMKFDEKYRMKFEQMSLYKQMIDEVKAKFDGKMEVLFGYEVDFLEGFMDERVLSVKCDHLIGSVHFLNGWGFDNPEFIGEYKNKDINQIWEQYFNAIENLAKSGKFDIVGHIDLIKVFNFKPTKEIKSIAKNAIKEIKKANLVVELNSAGYRKPANELYPSDDILEMLAEFNIPITFSSDAHEVAQVGQNMDKSMEKAKEFGFSEAAIFVNRDRQMIEI from the coding sequence ATGTTAATAGACTTACACAATCACACCAAACTTTGTAATCACGCTTCAGGTACGCCACTACAATATGCCAAAAAAGCCTATGAAATGGGTTGTAAATACTATGGATTTAGCGATCACAATCCTATGAAATTCGATGAAAAATACAGAATGAAATTTGAACAAATGTCGCTTTATAAACAGATGATAGATGAAGTCAAGGCTAAATTTGATGGAAAAATGGAAGTATTATTTGGCTATGAAGTTGATTTTTTAGAAGGATTTATGGATGAAAGAGTTCTTAGCGTAAAGTGCGATCATCTCATAGGCTCAGTGCATTTTTTAAATGGTTGGGGGTTTGATAATCCAGAGTTTATAGGCGAGTACAAAAACAAGGATATAAACCAAATTTGGGAGCAGTATTTTAATGCTATAGAAAATTTAGCAAAATCCGGAAAATTTGATATAGTAGGTCATATAGATCTTATAAAAGTATTTAATTTTAAACCGACAAAAGAGATAAAAAGCATAGCAAAAAATGCCATAAAAGAGATAAAAAAAGCAAATTTAGTAGTCGAATTAAACAGCGCAGGATATAGAAAACCAGCAAATGAGCTATATCCTAGCGATGATATCTTAGAAATGTTAGCTGAGTTTAACATACCTATAACCTTTTCAAGTGACGCTCACGAAGTAGCTCAAGTAGGACAAAATATGGATAAAAGTATGGAAAAAGCAAAAGAATTTGGATTTAGCGAGGCTGCAATTTTTGTAAATAGAGATAGACAAATGATTGAAATTTAA
- a CDS encoding chemotaxis protein — translation MTQEELDALMADGLEDEQSADIQSKSNLDESLDTQGDTQEIIEEESKDSEPLEEKSQKKEESFDENKNYRVTSTAAWPPPPPTDDHKMVKQLDDVTKDSEEKATQMFDKLESINNFFMDAENICNDAKELNDKNIEVFEKLTAKFPNVATFSDMLRSNKELGNKFDDIISNLQMGQDEVMMTMDMMQYQDIHRQKIERVINVMRALSKYMNSLFEGKIEDEKRVGSAIHIKGDTTTENVVSNEDIEALIESLGKK, via the coding sequence ATGACGCAAGAAGAGTTAGACGCTTTGATGGCTGATGGCCTAGAAGACGAGCAAAGCGCCGATATACAAAGCAAATCAAATTTAGATGAGAGCTTAGATACACAAGGTGACACCCAAGAGATCATAGAAGAAGAGTCTAAAGATAGTGAGCCTTTGGAAGAAAAATCGCAAAAAAAAGAAGAATCTTTTGATGAAAATAAAAACTATAGAGTAACTTCAACTGCAGCGTGGCCGCCTCCGCCTCCTACTGATGATCACAAAATGGTTAAACAACTAGACGATGTGACAAAAGATAGCGAAGAAAAAGCTACTCAAATGTTTGATAAGCTAGAGTCCATAAACAACTTCTTTATGGATGCTGAGAATATCTGCAATGATGCAAAAGAACTAAATGATAAAAATATAGAAGTATTTGAAAAACTAACGGCTAAGTTTCCAAATGTTGCAACGTTTTCAGATATGTTAAGGTCAAACAAAGAGCTAGGAAACAAATTTGATGATATCATAAGTAACTTACAAATGGGTCAAGATGAAGTCATGATGACTATGGATATGATGCAATATCAAGATATACATCGTCAAAAAATAGAACGCGTTATAAATGTTATGAGAGCTCTTAGCAAATATATGAATAGTCTGTTTGAGGGCAAAATTGAAGATGAAAAACGTGTAGGTTCTGCTATACATATCAAGGGTGATACTACTACTGAAAACGTAGTTAGTAACGAAGATATAGAAGCCCTCATAGAAAGCTTGGGTAAAAAGTGA
- a CDS encoding peptidase U32 family protein produces MKRPELLSPAGNLTKLQIALAYGADAVYASVGSFSLRQRSAKEFNLESFEEGVRLAHKHNAKFYATINGFPFNGQIEPLKRHIKTIAEFGVDAFIIATPGVMSLAKELASNVEVHLSTQANVMNYLDAEIYHKMGASRIVAAREMSLKDAVLIKEKIPNLEIEIFCHGSMCFAYSGRCLISAVQSGRLSNRGSCANDCRFKYELYAKSEDNGTLFRLEEDENGTHIMNSKDLNLATHIEKIMATGAIDSLKIEGRTKSEYYVACTTRTYKMAIEDALSGKFNPNLYKAELNTLKNRGFSDGYLIHKPYERTNTQNHVSSLEEGTHQVHAISEDGEYFKTKFKITPNATYEIFAPLNSKINLGQNELGMVYEKEGRYFIEFTKLINKKGKEFSEIHSGNENEIKLPFKLPEFSFLRKEI; encoded by the coding sequence GTGAAAAGACCAGAGCTTCTAAGCCCAGCCGGAAATTTGACAAAACTTCAAATAGCCTTGGCTTATGGTGCAGACGCCGTCTATGCTAGCGTAGGTAGTTTTTCACTTCGTCAAAGAAGCGCTAAGGAATTTAATCTAGAAAGTTTTGAAGAGGGCGTAAGACTAGCTCATAAACATAATGCTAAATTTTATGCTACAATAAATGGATTTCCATTTAATGGACAAATCGAGCCTTTAAAGCGTCATATCAAAACTATAGCTGAATTTGGTGTAGATGCCTTTATAATCGCAACCCCTGGAGTTATGAGTCTAGCTAAAGAGTTGGCTAGTAATGTAGAAGTTCATCTTTCGACTCAAGCAAATGTTATGAACTATCTTGATGCTGAAATTTATCATAAAATGGGAGCTAGTCGCATAGTCGCTGCTAGAGAGATGAGCTTAAAAGACGCAGTTTTGATAAAAGAAAAAATTCCAAACCTTGAGATAGAAATTTTTTGTCATGGCTCTATGTGCTTTGCATATAGTGGCAGATGTCTGATCTCAGCTGTGCAAAGCGGACGACTAAGCAACCGCGGAAGTTGTGCAAATGATTGTAGATTTAAATATGAATTGTATGCTAAAAGCGAAGATAACGGAACACTTTTTAGACTAGAAGAAGATGAAAATGGGACTCATATAATGAACTCTAAAGATCTAAATTTAGCTACTCATATAGAAAAGATAATGGCAACTGGTGCAATAGATAGCCTAAAGATAGAAGGGCGTACAAAAAGCGAGTATTACGTTGCTTGCACGACAAGAACATATAAAATGGCAATTGAAGACGCGCTTAGCGGTAAATTTAATCCTAATTTGTATAAAGCTGAGCTAAACACACTTAAAAATCGTGGTTTTAGCGACGGATATCTGATACATAAACCTTATGAAAGAACAAATACTCAAAATCACGTTTCAAGCCTAGAAGAAGGAACTCATCAAGTCCATGCTATAAGCGAAGATGGAGAGTATTTTAAAACTAAATTTAAAATAACTCCTAATGCTACCTATGAGATATTTGCTCCGCTTAATTCAAAGATAAATTTAGGTCAAAATGAGCTTGGAATGGTTTATGAAAAAGAGGGCAGATATTTTATTGAATTTACAAAACTTATAAACAAAAAAGGTAAAGAATTTAGCGAGATTCATAGCGGAAACGAAAACGAGATAAAGCTTCCATTTAAGCTACCTGAGTTTAGTTTTTTAAGGAAAGAAATTTGA
- the purE gene encoding 5-(carboxyamino)imidazole ribonucleotide mutase encodes MKFVSIIMGSKSDYEIVNEAAKILESFGVKFEMIISSAHRSPKRTHDYVIDADKRGATVFICAAGMAAHLAGAVAANTTKPVIGVPMGGSAVNGVDALYSTVQMPAGMPVATLAIGKAGAKNAAYLAMQILALNDENLNSKLLEDREKQAKILEEDSKKIEVLLG; translated from the coding sequence ATGAAATTTGTTAGTATTATTATGGGAAGTAAGAGCGATTATGAGATCGTAAATGAAGCTGCTAAGATATTAGAAAGTTTTGGCGTTAAATTTGAGATGATTATCAGTTCGGCTCATAGAAGCCCAAAAAGAACTCACGACTATGTTATAGATGCCGATAAAAGAGGTGCCACAGTATTTATCTGCGCTGCTGGTATGGCAGCTCACCTTGCAGGAGCAGTAGCAGCAAATACAACTAAACCTGTTATCGGCGTACCTATGGGAGGATCTGCTGTAAATGGTGTGGACGCACTGTATTCGACTGTGCAAATGCCAGCAGGTATGCCTGTAGCAACTCTTGCTATAGGAAAAGCTGGAGCAAAAAATGCAGCTTATCTTGCTATGCAAATTTTAGCTTTAAATGATGAAAACTTAAATTCTAAATTATTAGAAGATAGAGAAAAACAAGCAAAAATACTAGAAGAAGACTCTAAAAAGATCGAAGTTTTACTTGGATAA
- a CDS encoding DUF3972 domain-containing protein: protein MKTYLEIDEFCKLVHLNRDVVDDMIQRGALKTKNENDKIYIEANEGTMSIVPSSNSDVTLSLNPTLPGESFVEKTIGTILNLHEKVLDAKDETLEALRNENKFLKEALYSMQDLYDEDRKTVETLTNQLKIAQDEVEFLKRKYKLMWNKAVENFKS from the coding sequence ATGAAGACCTATCTTGAAATCGATGAATTTTGTAAGCTGGTTCATTTAAATCGTGATGTTGTAGATGATATGATACAAAGAGGCGCTCTTAAGACAAAAAATGAAAACGATAAAATATATATCGAGGCAAACGAAGGAACGATGAGTATAGTTCCTAGTTCAAATAGTGATGTTACTCTTAGCTTAAATCCTACTTTACCAGGAGAGAGTTTCGTTGAAAAAACCATAGGGACGATTTTAAATTTACATGAAAAAGTTTTAGACGCCAAAGATGAAACGCTTGAGGCTTTGCGAAATGAAAATAAATTTTTAAAAGAAGCGCTTTATTCTATGCAAGATCTTTATGATGAGGATAGAAAAACGGTAGAAACTCTTACAAATCAGCTAAAAATCGCTCAAGATGAAGTTGAGTTTTTAAAAAGAAAATATAAGCTTATGTGGAATAAAGCAGTAGAAAATTTCAAATCCTAA